The Sorangiineae bacterium MSr11367 genome window below encodes:
- a CDS encoding AAA family ATPase — MSSPAVLRHHAEQQFSEELAELSKADGMQRPPNWKLSPWAVRTYLCGGTLPNGFQISAKYIGNVRLIEIAVATLATDRALLLYGVPGTAKSWVSEHLAAAIAGDSTLLVQGTAGTDEGALRYGWNYARLLAEGPSEGALVVSPMLRAMKDGKIARVEELTRIPNDVQDTLITILSEKTLPIHELSSEVQARKGFNVIATSNNRDKGINELSSALTRRFNTVVLPVPDTLEQEVEIVQKRVAELGRALELPAEKPAIDEIRRVVTIFRELREGVTSDGATKVKSPSGTLSTAEAISVVNGGLAMAGYYGDGVMRGGDLAAGLTGAIVRDPVQDRLVWLEYLKTVVKEREGWKDLYRACMSIV, encoded by the coding sequence GTGAGCTCACCCGCCGTACTCCGTCATCACGCCGAACAGCAATTCTCCGAGGAGCTCGCGGAGCTCTCCAAGGCCGACGGCATGCAACGGCCGCCCAACTGGAAGCTCTCGCCTTGGGCGGTGCGCACGTACCTCTGCGGAGGCACCCTCCCGAACGGATTTCAGATCAGCGCAAAGTACATTGGCAACGTGCGCCTCATCGAAATCGCCGTCGCCACCTTGGCCACGGATCGCGCGCTGCTCTTGTACGGCGTCCCGGGCACCGCGAAATCATGGGTGAGCGAGCATCTGGCCGCGGCCATTGCGGGCGACTCCACCTTGCTCGTCCAAGGAACCGCGGGCACCGACGAAGGCGCCCTCCGATACGGATGGAACTACGCGCGGCTTTTGGCCGAGGGTCCCTCGGAGGGGGCGCTGGTGGTGAGCCCCATGCTGCGCGCCATGAAGGACGGAAAAATCGCGCGCGTGGAGGAGCTGACCCGCATCCCCAACGACGTGCAAGACACCTTGATTACCATTCTATCGGAAAAGACATTGCCGATTCACGAGTTGTCGAGCGAGGTGCAGGCGCGCAAAGGATTCAACGTGATTGCCACGTCGAACAACCGCGACAAAGGCATCAACGAGCTCTCCAGCGCCCTTACGCGGCGCTTCAACACTGTCGTGCTCCCCGTGCCGGACACCCTGGAGCAAGAGGTCGAGATCGTCCAAAAGCGCGTCGCCGAATTGGGCCGCGCCCTGGAGCTTCCCGCGGAGAAACCGGCCATCGACGAGATTCGTCGCGTCGTCACGATTTTTCGCGAGCTGCGCGAGGGCGTGACCAGCGACGGTGCCACCAAGGTGAAATCACCCTCGGGCACCTTGTCGACGGCGGAGGCCATTTCCGTGGTCAACGGCGGCCTGGCCATGGCCGGATATTACGGCGACGGCGTCATGCGCGGCGGCGATCTCGCGGCGGGCCTCACCGGCGCCATCGTGCGCGATCCGGTGCAGGACCGGCTGGTGTGGCTCGAGTACTTGAAGACCGTCGTCAAGGAACGCGAGGGCTGGAAAGACCTTTACCGCGCTTGCATGAGCATCGTGTGA
- a CDS encoding SWIM zinc finger domain-containing protein, which produces MNLNIEQVLALAPDSNAASAGRKLGVAASWKGLARTERALWGECQGSALYRVCVDPDTMASTCSCPSRKFPCKHALGLMLLAASSLGAFATGTAPPAWVLEWVERRAATAERKKEKEAEPAKAPDPAEQAKRAERRRQRVVKGIEGLELWMGDLIRQGLAQVEDRPAAFWEAQAARLVDAQAPGLASKVRRLGRYVGNHPQWPARLLGELGRIALLTHAFRRIDQLPPPLQADVRQLIGWSLPHEEVLASGEAVQDAWLVAGQSLFDEERFRVQRNWLVGTHTGRVALFLQFAAGTAAFPENMMPGTVFDAELVYRPSAFPQRALLRTDPAKARTPRAWSERLPGFDRTESFRIWYAEALALQPWLERTFACLRGVTPIRTGTACIVRDAEGGSLPLARADAWTLFALSGGEPIDLAAEWNGEALTPVAVVSAGEYHVIPAGAEDEEDA; this is translated from the coding sequence ATGAATTTGAACATCGAACAAGTGCTGGCGTTGGCCCCGGACTCCAATGCCGCTTCGGCGGGGCGGAAGCTCGGCGTTGCGGCGTCGTGGAAGGGCCTCGCACGCACGGAGCGCGCCTTGTGGGGCGAATGCCAAGGAAGTGCGCTTTACCGGGTCTGTGTGGACCCCGACACGATGGCGTCCACGTGCTCGTGCCCGAGTCGGAAATTTCCCTGCAAGCATGCGCTGGGGCTGATGCTTCTGGCGGCGAGTTCACTGGGCGCGTTTGCAACGGGGACGGCGCCGCCGGCGTGGGTGCTCGAATGGGTGGAACGACGGGCGGCGACCGCGGAGCGGAAAAAGGAGAAAGAAGCCGAGCCCGCGAAGGCACCGGATCCCGCCGAGCAAGCCAAACGCGCCGAACGGCGGCGTCAACGCGTCGTGAAAGGTATCGAAGGGCTCGAGCTGTGGATGGGGGATTTGATCCGGCAAGGTCTCGCGCAGGTGGAGGACCGGCCCGCGGCGTTCTGGGAGGCACAGGCCGCACGGCTCGTCGACGCGCAGGCGCCGGGGCTCGCGTCGAAGGTGCGCCGGCTCGGTCGTTATGTGGGCAACCATCCGCAGTGGCCTGCGCGATTGCTCGGTGAATTGGGGCGCATCGCCCTTTTGACGCACGCGTTCCGGCGGATCGACCAGCTGCCGCCCCCTCTGCAGGCCGATGTGCGGCAGCTCATCGGATGGTCGCTTCCGCATGAAGAGGTGCTGGCGTCGGGCGAGGCGGTTCAGGACGCGTGGCTCGTCGCCGGGCAATCGCTGTTCGACGAAGAGCGCTTTCGCGTGCAGCGCAATTGGCTGGTGGGCACGCACACCGGAAGGGTGGCGCTGTTTCTGCAATTTGCCGCAGGCACCGCGGCCTTCCCGGAGAACATGATGCCCGGCACCGTGTTCGATGCGGAGTTGGTCTATCGACCCAGCGCCTTTCCGCAGCGGGCGCTCCTCCGTACGGATCCCGCCAAGGCGAGGACGCCGCGCGCCTGGTCGGAGCGGCTGCCCGGCTTCGATCGCACCGAGAGCTTTCGCATTTGGTACGCCGAGGCGCTGGCCCTGCAGCCCTGGCTCGAGCGAACCTTTGCGTGCTTGCGCGGCGTGACCCCCATTCGCACCGGCACCGCCTGCATCGTCCGCGACGCGGAGGGCGGGTCCCTGCCGCTCGCGCGCGCCGATGCGTGGACCTTGTTTGCGCTGTCGGGCGGGGAGCCCATCGATCTGGCGGCCGAGTGGAACGGCGAGGCGCTCACCCCCGTCGCGGTGGTGAGCGCGGGCGAATACCATGTCATTCCCGCCGGCGCCGAAGACGAGGAGGACGCGTAA
- a CDS encoding VWA domain-containing protein has protein sequence MSDDDRLRRWRLALGAETNETLGPLNNEDLGMDRVLQALYDSDRRGGLGSSSPNVARWLGDIRTYFPSSVVRVMQGDALSRLHLTQMLLEPETLEAVDADVHLVATLLSLSRVIPAKTKDTARGVVAKVVADLERKLREPMLQAVRGSLNKATRARRPRVSEIDWDRTIRKNLGTYLPERRTLVPEHLVGHGRKRSSLRDIVLCVDQSGSMAASVVYASIFGAVLASLRAVTTRMVVFDTAVADLSEQLDDPVDLLFGTQLGGGTDIHQALTYCQRIITRPADTILVLITDLFEGGNAEEMMNRAASLVQGGVNVICLLALTDKGTPAYEPNHAAHFAKLGIPTFACTPDLFPDLMAAAIARSDLNAWAARHDIVAARGT, from the coding sequence ATGAGCGACGACGACCGATTGCGGCGCTGGCGACTGGCGCTCGGCGCCGAGACGAACGAGACGCTCGGCCCCTTGAACAACGAGGACCTGGGCATGGACCGCGTGCTCCAGGCTTTGTACGACAGCGATCGCCGGGGAGGGCTCGGCAGCTCGTCGCCCAATGTGGCTCGCTGGCTCGGGGATATCCGCACCTATTTTCCGTCCTCCGTCGTGCGCGTGATGCAAGGCGACGCCCTTTCGCGGCTGCATCTGACGCAGATGCTCCTGGAGCCAGAAACCTTGGAGGCGGTGGACGCCGACGTGCACCTGGTGGCCACGTTGCTTTCGCTGAGCCGGGTCATCCCGGCGAAGACCAAGGACACGGCCCGCGGCGTGGTGGCCAAGGTCGTGGCGGATCTGGAGCGCAAACTGCGCGAGCCGATGCTCCAGGCCGTGCGCGGTAGTCTGAACAAAGCGACCCGCGCGCGCCGGCCGCGCGTGTCGGAAATCGATTGGGACCGCACCATCCGCAAGAACCTGGGCACGTACCTCCCCGAGCGGCGCACGTTGGTTCCCGAGCACCTCGTCGGGCACGGGCGCAAGCGCTCCAGCCTGCGCGACATCGTTCTCTGCGTCGATCAAAGCGGCTCGATGGCCGCCTCCGTGGTGTACGCGAGCATTTTTGGCGCCGTTCTGGCGTCGCTCCGTGCCGTCACGACCCGCATGGTCGTCTTCGACACCGCCGTCGCCGATCTAAGCGAGCAGCTCGACGATCCCGTGGATTTGCTCTTCGGCACGCAGCTCGGCGGGGGCACGGACATCCACCAGGCCCTCACCTATTGCCAGCGCATCATCACGCGCCCCGCCGACACGATTCTCGTGTTGATTACGGATCTGTTCGAGGGCGGCAACGCGGAAGAAATGATGAACCGCGCCGCGTCCCTGGTGCAAGGCGGCGTCAACGTCATTTGCCTCCTCGCCTTGACCGACAAGGGCACCCCCGCCTACGAGCCAAACCACGCCGCCCACTTCGCGAAGCTCGGAATCCCGACGTTCGCATGCACCCCGGATCTCTTCCCCGACTTGATGGCCGCCGCCATCGCCCGCTCGGACCTGAACGCCTGGGCTGCCCGCCACGACATCGTCGCGGCGCGTGGAACCTGA
- a CDS encoding VOC family protein, producing MAAKQSAKIFPFLWYAKEAEEAAKYYASIFPNSRVDRVYAMQSDSPSGPPGSVKVVDFTLFGQRFQAMTAGPHHEFNDAISMVVLCDDQAELDRYWTALLEGGGKEQACGWITDRFGVRWQIVPAVMDELMADTDKVRSKRVSDAMLKMIKLDIATLQKAHRG from the coding sequence ATGGCAGCGAAACAGTCCGCAAAAATCTTTCCATTTCTATGGTACGCCAAAGAAGCGGAAGAGGCAGCCAAGTACTATGCGTCCATCTTCCCCAATTCGCGTGTCGATCGCGTCTACGCCATGCAGAGCGACTCGCCCAGCGGCCCGCCGGGCTCGGTCAAGGTCGTGGACTTCACGCTTTTCGGCCAGCGCTTTCAAGCCATGACCGCCGGCCCGCACCACGAGTTCAACGACGCCATCTCGATGGTCGTGCTGTGCGACGACCAGGCGGAGCTCGACCGCTATTGGACGGCCCTGCTCGAAGGTGGCGGCAAGGAGCAGGCCTGTGGCTGGATCACCGACCGATTCGGCGTCCGCTGGCAAATCGTTCCCGCCGTCATGGACGAGCTCATGGCCGACACGGACAAGGTCCGCTCCAAGCGCGTCTCCGACGCCATGCTCAAAATGATCAAACTCGACATCGCCACCCTGCAGAAGGCCCACCGCGGCTGA
- a CDS encoding TonB-dependent receptor: MRLRSFAPSIASIAALSASIAYVAPARAQQGAAVLTGRVVDAATKKGVADTVVTVTSSALQGEEVVTTDKSGTYRIPSLPPGVYTLHLDKEGYRAYQKDQIQLRADATIRLDADLLPEGLKAEEVVIVAHSPTVDVGSSTTGASINNEFTSRIPITNPGARGGAQRTFESVAEATPGASTDQYGTSISGSTSPENTYVIDGLRTSSARFGVNGSPLSIEFVKEVNVLSGGYMPEYGRSTGGILNVVTKSGSNDYHGNVWANWTPGALEGSRKYPYFSGSAVQTRRTLGNVYDVGFDQSGPIVKDRLWYYVGFGVSRAIYNLDRTIHRDIINLEDGSVRGTEEVPGSTQRFQASQTSYQIFAKLDFRLNQNNKFALTFAATPTYAGGNGDYGVNPQSGLIENATTELNLAGQYSALAHSYRSGAYDTVLKWTSEFDNKSKIIETSVGWHHEVGGRLGADGFNVGSGLGLSDLSQVAYRRSDPTLHGLSDFERAPGCNPVTLRNGSSVSPCPMLTYLGGGPGQLDQLVLDTYAAKSILTVLAQGLGHHVIKTGVEVELSTSWYSRGYSGTVQWREDSDGQSYTAGHTYGQLTRPDQAILLDRLVSRSHSLNIGGFVQDSWQIMDKVTLNAGLRYDNQIMFGTDGKMLIALPNQISPRVGLIFDPTQKGQSKIFFNYARFYQSVPLDLMDRQTGETELRMVVPASTCNPGDTGQAAGVCRTEAARRQFPARGGYNASGVPDRKYLPFGAGKAVIDPDLSPQSSSEIVGGAEYEIVKNGRFGVSYTRRWMNNVIEDMSNNESASFFIGNPGKGIAKNFPEATRNYDAGTVYFMKTFADGWLAQVSYTLSWLRGNQAGLYDPTTGQLDPNMNSTFDLISLLPNQQGDLPNDHRHNIKVFAAKDVKVTRQSTLHVGGSVAARSGGPTNYLGAHNLYGQDFIYILPRGSGERLPWNGSVNTQLGYEWKFDGGMTVGVTMDIFNLLNLQGPLAVDQKYTTSDVLPIVNGSKSDVPGNIKTPTGGAFDAKSINPNFGNANYYQEPRQFRFGIRGSF, translated from the coding sequence ATGCGACTTCGATCTTTTGCTCCTTCCATTGCTTCCATCGCTGCCTTGTCGGCCTCCATTGCCTATGTGGCGCCTGCGCGCGCGCAGCAAGGTGCGGCGGTCCTCACCGGCCGCGTCGTCGATGCCGCGACGAAAAAAGGCGTAGCCGATACCGTTGTTACGGTGACATCCAGTGCGCTCCAGGGCGAAGAAGTCGTCACGACGGACAAATCCGGTACCTATCGAATTCCGTCATTGCCGCCGGGCGTCTATACGCTCCACTTGGACAAAGAAGGATACCGGGCCTACCAAAAGGACCAGATCCAACTCCGTGCCGATGCGACCATTCGGCTCGATGCTGACCTTCTGCCCGAGGGCCTCAAGGCCGAAGAGGTAGTCATCGTCGCGCATTCGCCCACGGTCGACGTGGGGTCGAGCACCACCGGCGCGAGCATCAACAATGAATTCACCTCGCGCATCCCGATCACCAATCCGGGCGCGCGTGGCGGTGCACAACGAACCTTCGAATCGGTGGCCGAGGCCACGCCCGGTGCCTCCACGGACCAATACGGTACGTCCATCAGCGGGTCCACGTCGCCCGAAAATACGTACGTCATCGACGGACTGCGCACGAGCAGCGCGCGGTTCGGCGTCAATGGATCGCCCCTCTCCATCGAATTCGTCAAAGAGGTGAACGTGCTTTCCGGTGGGTACATGCCCGAATACGGGCGCTCCACCGGCGGCATTCTCAACGTCGTCACCAAATCGGGCTCCAATGATTACCATGGCAACGTTTGGGCGAATTGGACGCCCGGGGCGCTCGAGGGATCGCGCAAATACCCGTACTTCTCGGGAAGTGCGGTTCAAACGCGCCGGACGCTCGGCAACGTGTACGACGTTGGTTTCGACCAGAGCGGTCCGATCGTCAAAGATCGACTCTGGTACTACGTGGGATTCGGCGTCTCCCGTGCGATTTACAACTTGGACCGCACCATTCACCGGGACATCATCAACCTGGAGGACGGCTCCGTGCGGGGGACCGAGGAAGTGCCGGGCAGCACGCAACGCTTCCAGGCGAGTCAGACCTCGTACCAGATTTTCGCCAAACTCGATTTTCGTCTCAATCAGAACAACAAGTTTGCATTGACCTTCGCCGCCACCCCCACCTATGCAGGTGGCAATGGCGATTATGGCGTCAACCCGCAATCGGGCTTGATCGAGAATGCCACCACCGAATTGAATCTGGCGGGCCAATACAGCGCGCTCGCGCACAGTTACCGTTCGGGCGCGTACGATACGGTGCTCAAGTGGACGTCCGAGTTCGACAACAAGTCGAAGATCATCGAGACGTCGGTGGGCTGGCATCACGAGGTGGGCGGTCGCCTCGGGGCCGATGGATTCAACGTCGGTTCGGGGCTCGGATTGTCCGATCTGTCGCAGGTGGCCTACCGGCGGAGCGATCCGACATTGCACGGCCTCAGCGACTTCGAACGGGCGCCCGGGTGCAATCCGGTGACGCTTCGCAACGGTAGCTCGGTCTCGCCCTGTCCCATGCTCACGTACCTGGGTGGCGGGCCGGGGCAGCTCGATCAGCTGGTGCTCGATACGTATGCGGCCAAGAGCATCCTCACCGTGCTGGCGCAAGGCCTCGGGCACCACGTCATCAAGACGGGCGTCGAGGTGGAGCTCTCCACGTCGTGGTACAGCCGCGGTTATTCCGGCACGGTCCAATGGCGGGAGGACTCGGATGGGCAGTCGTACACCGCGGGGCACACGTATGGCCAACTGACCCGGCCCGACCAGGCTATTTTGCTCGACCGGCTCGTATCGCGTTCGCACAGCCTGAACATCGGCGGCTTCGTCCAGGATAGCTGGCAAATCATGGACAAGGTGACGCTCAACGCGGGCCTTCGTTACGACAATCAGATCATGTTCGGCACCGACGGCAAGATGCTCATTGCCCTGCCGAATCAGATTTCCCCGCGCGTGGGTCTGATTTTCGACCCGACGCAAAAGGGGCAGTCGAAGATTTTTTTCAACTATGCGCGCTTCTACCAGAGCGTTCCGCTCGACCTCATGGATCGCCAGACCGGCGAGACGGAGTTGCGCATGGTGGTCCCCGCCTCGACGTGCAACCCGGGCGATACGGGGCAGGCAGCAGGCGTCTGTCGCACCGAGGCGGCGCGCAGGCAGTTTCCCGCGCGGGGTGGGTACAATGCCAGCGGCGTTCCCGATCGGAAGTACTTGCCATTCGGCGCGGGCAAGGCGGTCATCGATCCGGATTTGAGCCCGCAATCGTCGAGCGAGATCGTGGGCGGTGCCGAGTACGAGATCGTCAAGAATGGCCGCTTCGGCGTTTCGTACACGCGGCGTTGGATGAACAACGTCATCGAGGACATGAGCAACAACGAGAGCGCCAGCTTCTTCATCGGCAACCCCGGCAAGGGTATTGCGAAGAACTTCCCCGAGGCGACGCGCAATTACGACGCCGGCACGGTCTACTTCATGAAGACGTTCGCCGACGGCTGGCTCGCGCAGGTGAGCTACACGCTGTCGTGGCTACGCGGAAACCAGGCGGGGCTCTACGATCCGACCACCGGGCAGCTCGACCCCAACATGAACTCGACGTTCGACTTGATTTCGCTGTTGCCGAATCAGCAGGGCGATTTGCCGAACGACCATCGGCACAACATCAAGGTGTTTGCCGCCAAAGACGTGAAGGTGACGCGTCAGTCGACTCTGCACGTCGGCGGCTCGGTTGCCGCGCGCTCCGGAGGACCGACGAACTACCTGGGCGCCCACAATCTGTACGGGCAGGACTTCATTTACATCTTGCCGCGCGGCAGCGGCGAGCGGCTCCCGTGGAACGGCAGCGTGAATACGCAACTGGGATACGAGTGGAAGTTCGACGGCGGGATGACCGTCGGGGTGACCATGGATATCTTCAACCTGCTGAATCTGCAGGGGCCCCTGGCCGTCGACCAGAAATATACGACCTCGGACGTGCTGCCCATCGTCAACGGTTCGAAGTCGGACGTGCCGGGCAACATCAAAACGCCGACCGGCGGGGCCTTCGACGCCAAGAGCATCAATCCCAACTTCGGGAATGCCAATTACTACCAGGAGCCGCGGCAATTCCGTTTCGGGATCCGCGGTAGCTTCTAG
- a CDS encoding DUF5682 family protein, with protein sequence MSIHVFGIRHHGPGSARSVRRALEELAPDIVLVEGPPDAQSQLPMITHAAMKPPVALLVYASDSPSQAVFYPFATFSPEWQALSFALERGIPARFMDLPLSHQLKTEDKEENEEKELHEDPLGTLARAAGYTDRELWWEHQIEQRSDARGMFEAILEAMTAIRAHALFPAPHTREAQREAYMRKTLRAATKEGFQRIAVVCGAWHGPALVAPSSAKSDDAILKGLSKTKTEATWIPWTYSRLSYRSGYGAGIASPGWYGHLWQSGGHPGQASFTWVAQIARLLRDAGIDAPSASVIETVRLADALASLRVLSMPGLAELTDATLSVLCHGDAAPMNLIRTKLEIGESMGEVPEESAAVPLQRDLAAAQKRLRLKPIADPKPLELDLRNEHDRAKSRLLHRLNLLGIPWGRLQEVGAGKTGTFHEHWTLAWDPELTLALIEANIHGNTIESAATSKSAEDARSANLAQLTALLDATILSELPEATDRVLERLQERAALSADVFSLMDAFPPLARAIRYGNVRQTRTEHLDSIANGLFERIAVGLLPGCASLDDDAAGRAREAIGRVHESVALLDRADLAGEWTVVLQALLGRGEIHGLVRGSACRLLLEQRTIEAPELERLARLALSPVVPPAAAASWVEGLLRGSALLLLSHDGLWDALDAWIASLSEEAFVEMLPLVRRGFSNFGAAERRRIGERVKNVGRGPQARMAASTEPALDIGRAAQVYPVLSQILGVEIP encoded by the coding sequence GTGAGCATCCACGTCTTCGGCATTCGGCACCATGGCCCGGGCAGCGCGCGCAGTGTGCGGCGTGCGCTGGAGGAGCTCGCGCCGGACATCGTTCTCGTCGAGGGCCCGCCCGACGCGCAATCGCAATTGCCGATGATCACGCACGCGGCAATGAAGCCGCCGGTGGCGCTGCTCGTCTATGCGAGCGACTCACCGAGTCAGGCGGTGTTTTATCCCTTCGCCACGTTCTCGCCGGAGTGGCAAGCGCTGTCTTTTGCGCTCGAGCGGGGCATCCCCGCGCGGTTCATGGATCTTCCGCTCTCGCACCAATTGAAGACGGAAGACAAAGAGGAAAACGAAGAAAAAGAGCTCCACGAGGACCCGCTGGGGACCTTGGCACGCGCCGCGGGGTACACCGATCGCGAGCTCTGGTGGGAGCACCAAATCGAACAGCGAAGCGATGCGCGCGGCATGTTCGAGGCCATCCTGGAGGCGATGACCGCGATCCGGGCGCACGCACTGTTTCCAGCGCCGCACACGCGCGAGGCGCAGCGCGAAGCGTACATGCGAAAGACGCTGCGGGCGGCGACGAAAGAGGGATTTCAGCGCATCGCCGTCGTGTGCGGCGCCTGGCACGGGCCGGCGCTGGTGGCACCCTCGAGCGCGAAATCCGACGACGCGATCCTCAAGGGATTGTCCAAGACGAAAACCGAGGCCACCTGGATCCCGTGGACCTATTCGCGGCTGTCGTACCGCAGCGGCTATGGCGCGGGCATCGCCTCGCCCGGGTGGTACGGGCATCTCTGGCAATCGGGCGGACACCCCGGGCAGGCCTCGTTCACTTGGGTCGCGCAGATTGCGCGGCTGCTTCGCGATGCAGGCATCGATGCGCCGTCGGCGAGCGTCATCGAGACGGTGCGCCTGGCCGATGCCCTCGCGTCGCTGCGCGTGCTATCCATGCCGGGATTGGCCGAGCTCACCGATGCGACGCTCTCGGTGCTCTGCCACGGCGATGCCGCGCCGATGAACCTGATTCGCACCAAGTTGGAAATCGGCGAATCCATGGGCGAGGTGCCCGAGGAATCGGCCGCCGTACCGCTTCAGCGCGATCTCGCGGCGGCGCAAAAGCGATTGCGCCTCAAGCCCATTGCCGATCCCAAGCCGCTCGAACTCGACTTGCGCAATGAGCACGACCGCGCCAAAAGCCGCCTTTTGCATCGATTGAACCTGTTGGGTATTCCCTGGGGGCGTCTGCAAGAGGTGGGTGCGGGCAAGACGGGTACGTTTCACGAGCATTGGACCCTGGCCTGGGATCCGGAGCTCACCCTCGCGCTCATCGAGGCGAACATCCACGGGAACACCATCGAATCGGCGGCAACGTCGAAGTCGGCCGAGGATGCGCGCAGCGCCAACCTGGCCCAGCTCACCGCGCTGCTCGATGCGACCATCCTGAGCGAGCTCCCCGAGGCCACGGATCGCGTGCTCGAGCGGCTGCAGGAGCGCGCGGCGCTTTCAGCGGACGTCTTTTCGCTGATGGACGCGTTTCCGCCGCTGGCCCGGGCCATCCGTTATGGCAACGTGCGGCAGACGCGCACGGAGCATCTCGATTCCATCGCGAATGGCCTTTTCGAGCGCATCGCGGTGGGCCTTCTGCCCGGGTGCGCGTCGCTGGACGATGACGCCGCCGGGCGGGCGCGCGAGGCCATCGGGCGCGTTCACGAGAGCGTGGCCCTGCTCGATCGGGCCGATCTGGCCGGCGAGTGGACGGTGGTGCTGCAGGCGCTGCTCGGCCGCGGCGAGATCCATGGGCTGGTGCGCGGCAGCGCGTGCAGATTGTTGCTCGAGCAGCGAACCATCGAAGCGCCCGAGCTCGAGCGATTGGCGCGCCTGGCGCTTTCGCCGGTCGTCCCACCTGCCGCGGCAGCGTCGTGGGTCGAGGGGCTTCTGCGGGGCAGCGCACTTTTGCTTCTCTCTCACGACGGCCTTTGGGACGCGCTCGATGCGTGGATCGCCTCGCTCTCCGAGGAGGCCTTCGTGGAGATGCTTCCGTTGGTGCGGCGCGGCTTTTCGAACTTCGGCGCGGCCGAGCGGCGCCGCATCGGCGAGCGCGTGAAAAACGTCGGACGCGGTCCCCAGGCCCGCATGGCGGCGAGCACGGAACCGGCCCTCGACATTGGACGCGCCGCGCAAGTTTATCCGGTTCTTTCGCAGATCCTCGGCGTGGAGATCCCATGA
- a CDS encoding DUF5691 domain-containing protein: MDPLTRWAVIGTSRQERLDETAEPLDALAAGVLAKLGDAPAPQRILLAAGTRAVATIAGAPATNTADPFPPAPAETRPACSAKATRLLEDILREGQKELLLEALALLDRAGLRLPHAVLPGALGARGEVLRTAARRVLGERGPWLARMNPAWEWATAPADAPDMAVLERAWLEGASPGRRDALARARAVDPARARAWLEASWSSEKADERAAFLTVLATGISDDDEAFVSAQLRDRASAVRDAAQALLPRLVRSAFVARMIARTDAVLHFTGGTLSVRSPENTDPDAARDGLSARPPQGVGALSFWLSRALSAIPPSHWRTRFETDAATLVHAAEKTDWAGALCEGWTKAALLREDPEWLAALWEFWQRCDEKVAIAPIANAMLVQILQRLPPAEAALRVEPLFGDGPTRIHLSMALCALAAPWPESIGLRYITALEREIHTTSLRTQAMMASLRDAALALPHAVLPRALQVLEGAPLTPQLISFMEVLRVRHELVQEIHP; the protein is encoded by the coding sequence ATGGATCCGCTCACCCGCTGGGCCGTGATCGGCACCTCGCGGCAAGAACGGCTCGACGAAACCGCCGAGCCGCTCGATGCACTGGCCGCGGGCGTGTTGGCCAAGCTCGGCGATGCCCCTGCCCCGCAGCGCATCCTGCTCGCCGCAGGTACGCGCGCCGTGGCCACCATCGCGGGTGCGCCCGCCACGAACACCGCGGATCCCTTCCCGCCCGCGCCGGCCGAAACGCGACCCGCGTGCTCGGCCAAGGCAACGCGGCTGCTCGAGGACATCCTGCGCGAAGGGCAAAAAGAGCTGCTTCTCGAGGCCCTGGCGCTGCTCGATCGCGCGGGCCTGCGCCTTCCGCACGCGGTGCTTCCGGGGGCGCTGGGGGCCCGCGGTGAGGTGCTTCGCACGGCCGCGCGGCGCGTGCTCGGGGAACGGGGCCCGTGGTTGGCCCGCATGAACCCCGCGTGGGAATGGGCCACGGCGCCCGCGGATGCACCGGACATGGCGGTCCTCGAGCGCGCGTGGCTCGAAGGGGCCTCGCCCGGCCGCCGCGATGCCCTCGCGCGGGCCCGCGCCGTCGATCCCGCCCGCGCACGCGCGTGGCTCGAGGCCTCGTGGTCCTCGGAAAAGGCCGACGAACGCGCCGCGTTCCTCACCGTCCTCGCCACGGGCATCTCCGACGACGACGAGGCCTTCGTCTCGGCCCAATTGCGCGACCGTGCCTCCGCGGTGCGGGACGCCGCGCAGGCCTTGCTCCCGCGCCTCGTTCGCAGTGCCTTCGTGGCACGCATGATCGCGCGCACCGACGCGGTCCTTCATTTCACCGGTGGGACGCTGTCCGTGCGTTCGCCCGAGAACACCGACCCGGACGCCGCACGGGATGGCCTCTCGGCGCGCCCGCCGCAGGGCGTGGGTGCCCTTTCCTTTTGGCTCTCGCGCGCACTCTCTGCAATTCCGCCGTCGCACTGGCGCACCCGTTTCGAGACCGACGCCGCCACCTTGGTGCACGCCGCCGAAAAGACCGATTGGGCCGGCGCCCTCTGCGAAGGGTGGACGAAGGCCGCGCTCCTGCGCGAAGATCCCGAGTGGCTCGCCGCCCTCTGGGAATTTTGGCAACGTTGCGACGAAAAGGTTGCCATCGCACCGATTGCCAATGCCATGCTCGTCCAGATCCTGCAGCGTCTCCCGCCCGCGGAGGCCGCGTTGCGGGTCGAGCCGCTCTTCGGCGACGGCCCCACGCGCATCCACTTGAGCATGGCCCTCTGCGCCTTGGCCGCGCCCTGGCCCGAGTCCATCGGCCTTCGTTACATCACCGCGCTCGAACGCGAGATCCACACCACGTCGCTGCGCACCCAGGCCATGATGGCCTCCCTGCGGGATGCCGCCCTGGCCCTCCCCCACGCCGTGCTGCCTCGCGCACTCCAAGTGCTCGAGGGCGCCCCGCTGACACCGCAGCTCATTTCGTTCATGGAAGTCCTTCGCGTCCGCCACGAACTCGTCCAGGAGATTCACCCGTGA